In Streptomyces capitiformicae, one genomic interval encodes:
- the aztB gene encoding zinc ABC transporter permease AztB → MEWLTGPFEVTFVQRALWGGMLVSAICALAGTWVVLRGMAFLGDAMSHGLLPGVALAALFGGNLLVGALLSAAVMTVGVTALSRTPRLSQDTGIGLLFVGMLSLGVIIVSRSQSFAVDLTGFLFGDVLAVREQDLLLLGGALLLALAVSVLGHRAFLALAFDSRKAQTLGLRPRLAHAVLLGLLALAIVASFHIVGTLLVLGLLIAPPAAALPWARSVRGVMALAALLGITATFGGLLLSWHLSTAAGATISALAVSLFFLSHLASGLRHRSRARSLGAHATATDSAAVRATSALTPRRPTERT, encoded by the coding sequence ATGGAGTGGTTGACGGGTCCCTTCGAGGTGACCTTCGTGCAGAGGGCCCTGTGGGGCGGGATGCTGGTGTCGGCGATCTGTGCCCTGGCCGGCACCTGGGTGGTGCTCAGGGGGATGGCCTTCCTCGGTGACGCCATGTCGCACGGGCTGCTGCCCGGAGTCGCGCTCGCCGCGCTGTTCGGCGGCAACCTGCTGGTGGGGGCGCTGCTGAGCGCGGCCGTCATGACCGTCGGCGTCACGGCTCTCAGCCGCACCCCGCGGCTGTCCCAGGACACCGGGATCGGGCTGCTGTTCGTGGGGATGCTGTCGCTCGGTGTCATCATCGTGTCGCGCTCGCAATCCTTCGCGGTCGACCTGACCGGGTTCCTCTTCGGTGACGTCCTCGCCGTCCGCGAGCAGGATCTGCTGCTGCTGGGTGGGGCGCTGCTGCTGGCACTGGCCGTCTCGGTCCTCGGCCACCGGGCCTTCCTCGCCCTGGCCTTCGACTCACGCAAGGCCCAGACGCTCGGCCTGCGGCCCCGCCTGGCCCACGCCGTGCTGCTCGGCTTGCTGGCGCTGGCCATCGTCGCCTCCTTCCACATCGTGGGCACGCTGCTGGTGCTGGGCCTGCTCATTGCGCCGCCGGCCGCAGCGCTGCCCTGGGCGCGCAGTGTGCGGGGCGTCATGGCCCTCGCGGCGCTCCTCGGCATCACCGCCACCTTCGGCGGCCTGCTGCTGTCCTGGCACCTGAGCACCGCGGCCGGCGCGACCATCTCGGCCCTCGCGGTGAGCCTGTTCTTCCTCTCCCACCTGGCATCCGGCCTCCGCCACCGCAGCCGTGCGCGCTCCCTCGGCGCTCACGCCACGGCGACCGACTCCGCAGCCGTGCGCGCCACCTCGGCGCTCACGCCACGGCGACCGACTGAAAGAACCTGA
- the aztD gene encoding zinc metallochaperone AztD — translation MNTPIRNRAFTGTALALAASAVLTACGGEDTPSSDTKAKAAPRTKAVAVKDPVVATFDGGLYVLDGESLKLANTIELPGFNRLNPAGDDSHVMVSTDAGFRVLNAAEQTLTSVEYKGAKPGHVVQHAGKTVLFTDGTGEVNVFDPADLKGGKKPEGRTYTSAEPHHGVAIELTNGELLTTLGTEEKRTGALVLDKNNKEIKRNENCPGVHGEAAAKDEAIGIGCEDGLLIYKEGKFTKVDAPDDYGRIGNQRGSDTSPILLGDYKTDPEAELERPTRISLIDTETAKLRLVDLGTSYSFRSLGRGPNGEALLLGTNGALHVIDPETGKVEKKIPVVDKWQEPLDWQQPRPTLFVRDDTAYVSEPGKRQLHAIDIESGKKVTSVTLPKSTNELSGTVTGH, via the coding sequence GTGAACACGCCGATACGCAACCGAGCCTTCACGGGCACGGCCCTCGCCCTGGCGGCTTCCGCGGTCCTGACCGCATGCGGAGGAGAGGACACCCCCTCGTCCGACACGAAGGCCAAGGCGGCGCCGAGGACGAAGGCCGTTGCGGTCAAGGACCCGGTGGTCGCCACCTTCGACGGCGGCCTGTACGTCCTGGACGGCGAAAGCCTGAAGCTGGCCAACACGATCGAGCTGCCCGGCTTCAACCGTCTCAACCCCGCCGGCGACGACTCCCACGTCATGGTCTCCACCGACGCCGGGTTCCGCGTCCTGAACGCCGCCGAGCAGACCCTCACCAGCGTCGAGTACAAGGGCGCCAAGCCCGGCCACGTCGTCCAGCACGCCGGCAAGACGGTGCTCTTCACCGACGGCACCGGCGAGGTCAACGTCTTCGACCCCGCAGACCTCAAGGGCGGCAAGAAGCCGGAAGGCCGCACCTATACCTCCGCCGAACCGCACCACGGCGTCGCCATCGAACTGACCAACGGCGAACTCCTCACCACCCTCGGCACCGAGGAGAAGCGCACCGGCGCCCTCGTCCTGGACAAGAACAACAAGGAGATCAAGCGCAACGAGAACTGCCCCGGCGTCCACGGCGAGGCCGCCGCCAAGGACGAGGCCATCGGCATCGGCTGCGAGGACGGCCTCCTGATCTACAAGGAAGGCAAGTTCACCAAGGTCGACGCCCCCGACGACTACGGCCGCATCGGCAACCAGCGCGGCAGCGACACCTCGCCCATCCTCCTGGGCGACTACAAGACCGACCCGGAGGCCGAACTGGAGCGGCCCACCCGCATCTCCCTCATCGACACCGAGACCGCGAAACTGCGCCTGGTCGACCTCGGCACCAGCTACTCCTTCCGCTCGCTCGGCCGCGGACCCAACGGCGAGGCCCTCCTCCTCGGCACGAACGGCGCCCTCCACGTCATCGACCCGGAGACGGGCAAGGTGGAGAAGAAGATCCCCGTCGTTGACAAGTGGCAGGAGCCGCTGGACTGGCAGCAGCCCCGGCCCACCCTCTTCGTCCGCGACGACACCGCGTACGTCTCGGAACCGGGCAAGCGCCAACTGCACGCCATCGACATCGAATCGGGCAAGAAGGTCACGTCCGTGACCCTGCCCAAGAGCACGAACGAACTGTCCGGCACCGTCACCGGCCACTGA
- the aztA gene encoding zinc ABC transporter ATP-binding protein AztA, whose amino-acid sequence MKTMFETQGRSPAVAEIRTPRVRFTELSAGYPGRPVLHQLDAEIPALAITALVGPNGSGKSTLLGVMAGVIQPTSGQLHHAGDRPAFVPQRSSVADALPLTVRQTVEMGRWSDRGPWRRLTRQDQATVDQAMERLGITELATRQLGELSGGQRQRALIAQGLAQESDLLLLDEPTTGLDPEARDRIAALLTELVADGVTVVQATHDLEAARSADACLLLRDGQLAGQGHPEQLLTGATLARIWQPV is encoded by the coding sequence ATGAAAACCATGTTCGAAACACAGGGGCGCTCTCCCGCCGTCGCCGAGATCCGGACGCCCCGCGTCCGCTTCACGGAGCTCTCCGCCGGATATCCCGGCCGCCCCGTTCTGCATCAACTCGACGCGGAGATACCGGCGTTGGCGATCACGGCCCTCGTCGGCCCGAACGGGAGCGGGAAGTCCACCCTGCTCGGAGTCATGGCCGGAGTGATCCAACCCACATCAGGCCAGCTCCACCACGCCGGCGACCGGCCGGCGTTCGTCCCGCAGCGCAGCTCCGTCGCTGACGCACTGCCGCTCACGGTCAGGCAGACGGTGGAGATGGGACGCTGGAGCGACCGCGGGCCATGGCGCCGGCTGACACGGCAGGACCAGGCCACCGTGGACCAGGCCATGGAGAGGCTCGGCATCACCGAGCTCGCCACCCGCCAACTCGGAGAACTGTCCGGCGGACAGCGGCAACGCGCCCTGATCGCCCAAGGACTCGCCCAGGAATCGGACCTGCTCCTCCTGGACGAACCGACCACGGGCCTGGACCCGGAAGCAAGGGACCGGATCGCTGCGCTGCTGACGGAACTGGTCGCCGACGGAGTCACCGTCGTCCAAGCCACACACGACCTGGAAGCCGCACGCTCGGCGGACGCCTGCCTCCTGCTCCGCGACGGTCAACTGGCAGGGCAGGGACACCCCGAGCAACTTCTCACCGGAGCAACGCTCGCCCGGATCTGGCAACCGGTGTGA
- the aztC gene encoding zinc ABC transporter substrate-binding protein AztC, which yields MTTRTRGSRRLHTLPLVLLTLALAGAGTGCTSSDDRPRVVVTTNILGDITQEIVGDEADVTVLMKPNADPHSFGLSAVQAAELERADLVVFNGLGLEENVLRHVEAAREAGVPTFEAGKAVDPLTFQAHGDGGPEEEAGQPDPHFWTDPDRVRKAAGLIADQVAEHVDGVDEKTIHANADRYDAQLADLTTSMEESFDRIPEKRRALVTNHHVFGYLAERFGFRVIGAVIPSGTTLASPSSSDLRSLTEAMRKAGVQTVFADSSQPTRLAEVLRTELGGQVRVVELYSESLTEKGKGAGTYLQMMRANTTAMTDGLTGA from the coding sequence ATGACCACACGAACGCGAGGGTCACGGCGACTGCACACCCTCCCGCTGGTCCTGCTGACCCTCGCCCTTGCCGGCGCGGGCACCGGCTGCACGAGCAGCGACGACCGGCCCCGGGTGGTCGTGACGACCAACATCCTGGGCGACATCACGCAGGAGATCGTCGGCGACGAGGCCGACGTCACCGTGCTGATGAAGCCGAACGCCGACCCGCACTCCTTCGGCCTGTCGGCCGTACAGGCCGCCGAGTTGGAGCGGGCGGACCTGGTGGTCTTCAACGGGCTGGGTCTGGAGGAGAACGTACTGCGGCACGTGGAGGCCGCTCGCGAGGCGGGGGTGCCCACCTTTGAGGCCGGCAAGGCGGTCGACCCGCTCACCTTCCAGGCGCATGGCGACGGCGGCCCCGAGGAGGAGGCCGGGCAGCCCGACCCGCACTTCTGGACCGACCCCGACCGCGTCCGCAAGGCCGCCGGCCTGATCGCCGACCAGGTCGCCGAGCACGTGGACGGCGTCGACGAGAAGACGATCCACGCCAACGCCGACCGCTACGACGCACAACTCGCCGACCTGACCACCTCGATGGAGGAGTCCTTCGACCGCATACCCGAGAAGCGGCGCGCGTTGGTGACCAACCACCACGTCTTCGGATACCTCGCCGAACGCTTCGGCTTCCGGGTGATCGGCGCGGTGATCCCGAGCGGCACGACGCTGGCCTCTCCCAGCTCCTCCGACCTGCGCTCGCTCACCGAGGCGATGCGGAAAGCAGGCGTCCAGACCGTGTTCGCGGACTCCTCCCAGCCCACGCGCCTGGCCGAGGTCCTGCGTACCGAACTGGGCGGCCAGGTACGCGTCGTCGAGCTCTACTCCGAGTCCCTGACAGAGAAGGGCAAGGGCGCCGGCACCTACCTGCAGATGATGCGTGCCAACACCACCGCCATGACCGACGGCCTGACCGGCGCCTGA
- a CDS encoding DUF418 domain-containing protein: protein MTQVKPPQELSAPQGNATPPPQASSESAGQVSGRPSMGRMVGLDLARALAVFGMYIVHIAPMDSPQGSVGSWVYFLAEGRSSALFATLAGFSLMLIAGRREPKTGLAGRQAKARIAIRAVILLALGTVLAMEYGDIIILAYYGVYFLLALLLVRLSARTLALIAAGIALVMPQLAFVLKMWLSDSVQQTINAYDPLERLSTVGVLDLLLTGLYPTITWMAFVTTGMALARLDLSAPVVRRRLAVLGAGLATAAYGLATLLTGASAVWNVGGGGGPSSGSGPGSMGSGSAVSGSMGSAPGGPELSASDLLGAVSHTGTTFDTIGCAGIAILVIVAATAAMDRLPLLRRLAKPVIAVGTMSLTAYVGHFLAQSAWPASGAGTTTSWVPVLTYILTAIVFATIWSRFFRRGPLEYLLNAATKPAKYIR, encoded by the coding sequence ATGACACAGGTAAAGCCGCCGCAGGAGCTGTCGGCTCCGCAAGGGAACGCGACTCCACCGCCGCAGGCCTCGTCCGAGTCCGCCGGGCAAGTCTCGGGCCGCCCCTCGATGGGACGCATGGTCGGGCTGGATCTGGCCCGTGCGCTGGCGGTGTTCGGCATGTACATCGTGCACATCGCCCCGATGGACTCCCCCCAGGGCAGCGTCGGCAGCTGGGTGTACTTCCTGGCCGAGGGACGCTCCTCGGCCCTGTTCGCCACCCTCGCCGGGTTCTCGCTGATGCTGATCGCCGGCCGCCGTGAGCCGAAGACCGGCCTGGCGGGCCGGCAGGCGAAGGCCCGCATCGCGATCCGCGCCGTGATCCTGCTGGCCCTGGGCACCGTGCTGGCGATGGAGTACGGGGACATCATCATCCTCGCCTACTACGGCGTCTACTTCCTCCTCGCACTGCTCCTGGTACGACTGAGCGCCAGGACACTGGCGCTCATCGCGGCCGGGATCGCGCTGGTCATGCCGCAGCTGGCGTTCGTCTTGAAGATGTGGCTGAGCGACTCCGTCCAGCAGACCATCAACGCCTACGACCCGCTGGAACGCCTCAGCACCGTGGGAGTACTCGATCTGCTGCTGACGGGCCTCTACCCGACCATCACGTGGATGGCGTTCGTGACCACCGGCATGGCTCTGGCCCGCCTCGACCTGTCCGCCCCCGTCGTCCGGCGGCGCCTGGCCGTCCTCGGTGCTGGCCTCGCCACAGCCGCCTACGGCCTGGCCACACTGCTGACCGGCGCGAGCGCGGTATGGAACGTCGGCGGAGGTGGGGGACCCTCCAGCGGCTCCGGTCCGGGCTCCATGGGCAGCGGCTCCGCGGTCTCCGGCTCCATGGGCAGCGCACCCGGCGGGCCCGAGCTGTCGGCCTCGGACCTGCTGGGCGCCGTGTCCCACACCGGCACCACCTTCGACACCATCGGCTGCGCGGGCATCGCGATCCTCGTGATCGTGGCCGCGACGGCGGCGATGGACCGCCTGCCGCTACTGCGCCGCCTGGCGAAGCCGGTCATCGCCGTGGGCACCATGTCCCTGACCGCCTACGTAGGCCACTTCCTCGCACAGTCCGCGTGGCCCGCTTCCGGCGCCGGCACCACGACGTCCTGGGTACCCGTGCTCACGTACATCCTGACAGCGATCGTGTTCGCCACGATCTGGTCCCGCTTCTTCCGCCGCGGCCCTCTGGAGTATCTGCTCAACGCCGCCACCAAACCCGCCAAGTACATCCGCTGA